In Desulfomonile tiedjei DSM 6799, a genomic segment contains:
- a CDS encoding PDC sensor domain-containing protein, producing the protein MILRVRNSISLKISLLVMAGTSIVFAMVLAYSYNYSRNLILVDAERSAKNLTLAVVRRIEQEFRAVEKGPTYLAGFLESTSCDRITLETLLKRIVEDSPEIYGSAVAFESRAFDPKMLYYAPYCCRDPNGLKLMDLAASGYDYLRHDWYHVPKELRKPVWSEPYFDEGGADVLMATYSHPLFDRLPSGSHERIKGVITADVSLEWLTDLIASINVARSGYCLLISGTGRFVSHPNQEFIMNESIFSIAEERNSPLLRFIGQAMMRSESGFEDAKDCLTGKDCFVAYAKIPATGWSLGAVFPRDELFADLSALHQKILILSVIGITLLMIVSLFVGQSIAKPLRTMAQATEKVAAGNLDIDLSNIRRTDEVGKLAEGFTRMTHGLKERDFIRDTFGRYLTKEVATRLLESKDGLRLGGEEREISILMSDLRGFTALTAHMPPEQVISFLNRYLGRMVEILMDYRGIIDEIMGDGILAFFGAPEPLDDHPARAVACALKMQSAMEEISRQNEAEGLPHLEMGAAVNTGRVVVGNIGSEKRTKYGAVGSEVNFTGRVESFTVGGQVLISSSTYDKLADILEIGEIIPVRMKGIAEQVELYDVKGIRGGYNVQLPKREETLIPLLNPLRTKIYPILGKTVSKAIIMADVTKVSSTSAIIVPEQPIAQWDNLKLELMEGSSQLPEEIYAKAVSVTGNEVLIRFTSVSAEAYKVFRRVATPE; encoded by the coding sequence ATGATACTGAGGGTGAGAAATAGCATCAGCCTCAAAATCTCGCTTCTGGTCATGGCCGGTACATCGATCGTTTTCGCTATGGTATTGGCTTATAGCTACAATTACTCGCGAAATCTCATACTTGTCGACGCAGAACGGAGCGCAAAGAATCTCACCCTTGCCGTAGTTCGACGTATAGAACAGGAATTCAGAGCGGTTGAAAAAGGCCCGACCTATCTTGCGGGTTTTTTGGAATCCACATCCTGCGATCGGATTACGCTGGAAACCCTCCTCAAGAGAATCGTGGAAGACAGTCCTGAGATTTACGGTTCCGCGGTGGCATTCGAATCTCGCGCATTTGACCCGAAGATGCTGTATTACGCCCCGTATTGCTGCCGCGATCCAAACGGCTTGAAACTGATGGATTTGGCAGCGAGCGGATATGATTACCTTCGCCACGATTGGTACCATGTCCCGAAAGAATTGCGGAAGCCCGTCTGGAGTGAACCTTACTTTGATGAAGGTGGAGCCGATGTGCTCATGGCAACTTACTCCCATCCTTTGTTCGATCGATTACCGTCGGGATCCCATGAACGAATAAAGGGTGTAATAACCGCCGATGTTTCCCTTGAGTGGCTTACGGATCTCATAGCATCGATAAATGTGGCAAGGTCGGGATATTGCTTGCTCATTTCCGGAACCGGCAGATTCGTCTCCCATCCTAATCAAGAATTCATCATGAACGAATCTATCTTCAGTATCGCAGAGGAAAGGAACAGCCCTTTACTCCGCTTCATAGGACAGGCGATGATGCGGTCCGAATCCGGATTTGAGGACGCGAAGGACTGCCTCACCGGAAAAGATTGTTTTGTTGCCTATGCAAAAATCCCTGCAACAGGATGGTCTCTTGGTGCGGTTTTTCCTCGAGACGAACTCTTTGCGGACTTGTCGGCACTCCATCAGAAAATCTTGATTCTTTCAGTTATCGGAATAACTCTCCTCATGATCGTGAGTCTCTTTGTGGGCCAGTCGATTGCCAAGCCCCTGCGGACCATGGCGCAGGCCACGGAGAAGGTTGCAGCGGGCAATCTGGATATAGACCTCTCTAACATCCGGAGGACTGATGAAGTCGGAAAACTCGCAGAGGGTTTTACAAGAATGACCCACGGCCTCAAAGAACGTGACTTCATACGAGACACCTTCGGGCGATATCTGACAAAAGAAGTGGCCACGCGACTGCTTGAATCCAAAGACGGTCTGAGACTCGGAGGTGAAGAACGGGAAATATCCATATTGATGTCGGATTTGCGCGGTTTTACTGCCTTGACTGCCCATATGCCTCCCGAGCAGGTAATTTCTTTTCTGAACAGATATCTCGGCAGAATGGTCGAAATATTAATGGATTATCGCGGAATTATCGATGAAATCATGGGGGACGGCATTTTGGCCTTTTTCGGTGCCCCGGAACCGCTGGACGATCATCCTGCCAGAGCGGTTGCATGCGCCTTGAAGATGCAATCAGCCATGGAGGAAATCAGCAGACAGAATGAAGCCGAAGGGCTTCCGCACCTGGAAATGGGGGCTGCTGTAAACACCGGAAGAGTCGTAGTGGGCAATATCGGCTCAGAAAAACGAACAAAGTACGGGGCTGTAGGATCGGAGGTCAATTTCACGGGCCGTGTCGAGTCGTTCACGGTCGGAGGTCAAGTCCTTATCAGCAGCTCCACATATGATAAGTTGGCAGACATATTGGAAATTGGAGAAATTATCCCTGTTCGCATGAAAGGCATTGCAGAGCAGGTAGAACTCTATGACGTGAAAGGGATTCGCGGCGGATACAATGTTCAGTTGCCTAAAAGGGAAGAAACGCTTATCCCTCTCCTGAATCCGCTCCGAACAAAGATTTACCCGATCCTCGGGAAGACCGTATCGAAAGCGATTATTATGGCCGATGTAACCAAAGTCTCAAGCACGTCGGCAATAATTGTGCCTGAGCAGCCCATTGCTCAATGGGACAATCTTAAACTGGAACTCATGGAAGGCAGTTCCCAGTTGCCGGAAGAAATCTACGCCAAAGCTGTATCAGTTACGGGAAACGAAGTTCTGATTCGATTTACTTCAGTTTCTGCCGAAGCGTACAAAGTTTTTCGCCGAGTTGCCACCCCTGAATAA